The Coccinella septempunctata chromosome 6, icCocSept1.1, whole genome shotgun sequence genome segment TTGCATTTCACTAGCTTAAAAGCAGAATGGTTAAATGTTTTTCTTAGGATTTCACAAACTTCGgaataataattttcttttttgaaatgaaGGGCATAGAGAATTTTTGGTCGTatgtatttcttgaaaaattcaataacagCTTTACTTAAATCATCAGTTGCAAGCTGGACAAAAATTCTTTGCTTGTTTGGAAAAATTCTATCTAGTTTAACCTCAGCTGGGGAATGCAAAACAAAATCTAAAACTACTTGATTGTCAAATATATTCAATACCTTTTCGGAAATAGGAATTTCTTGAattggattttcacaatttgaatGTATGGTATTACTTTCAGATTGGTTAATGGGTTCTTCAACACTGATTGTTTCTTTCGGAGAAAACTGATAaataacaatttggatttctgaATTCATGAAAACATAATGTATCATCTTAAAAATTTTTGTCCATTCCAATTTATCTAATCCACAAGAAATTCTTGGTAATGCAAGATATATTTCGCTATTTTGTTCACATATTTTAAGATTCAAAAGAGCTCGAAAAACATCCTCATACCTGGGTTTGTGATGATAACATTCTTTTTTACAAGGTAATAAATTCGACGATTATTGCTTTCAATTTGGGCTACTTCGCCAATTCTTTTATTTTGGGATTTCAGTTCCTCTACTTTACCAAACTTTTCTTTGAATGAAAGTGCAATACCCTTACTCATATGAAAATCTTGAGATACACAATGAGCCAACGAATAAGCTTCTGGTGCCGTAAATAAATCGCCCTCTCATTCCACTATGTTAGGTAAAAGTGTAATGTTATTGGAATCAAggagtttcagaaaattttcaaatgataaACTTTGATGTTCATCCTGTTCATGAATTTCCGAGTCGTCGAAATTTACAATCATAGATTCATTATCAGTACTTggattcaatttggaaaattcctcgttaaatttttccatatattcaaaaaaatctttgttgtgaATTTCAATTCTAGAAAGTGCGTCTGCATTAGTATTACAACTTcctttttttcaaatgatttcaaaatcaaattcttCCAATTTCAATCTCCATCGTAAAAGTTTACTATTTGGTTCTTTCAGCGACATTAACCATTGAAGAGTGTTCGCACGTCGAGTATTTGACTTGGATGTACTGTTCTATTAGTGATAATATAGTCGATCATTGAATTTTGGTCTCTTGTATTACCGAAGGTATATTTTTGTTGGATTTTGTGTTTAAAGAATGTATTATTTATTGGTAATTCGTTCTGCGCGCATAGTGTTATAAGCATCTCTCCATTGTTGTTGATAACATCTTCATTAAATCTTTGAATAACACCCGGCAGAACTGTATTACCAATCCTAGAGTTGAAGTCTCCCATTATGAAGATCTTCGATTTTTTAGGTATTTCATCTATTACCTGCTGTAGTTCTTCGAAAAAGGCAGTTCTCTCTTCATTAGGTCTGTTTACATCCGGTGCATATATGCTTATGAAGTACGTTCTCGTTGTTTCGTCTTTGAGGGAAATGTACATGATATTACTATTTATGTATTGCACTTCATCGATATGGTCTTAAAATTTATCGTGTATTAGGATCCCCACTCCGGCTTTGGCTCTCTGGTGTTTCTCTCTTCCGCTGTAGAATAGTATATGGTGTTGGTATCTTATGTTGCCTTTTCCTTTCTTCTTCAGCTCAGATAGTGCACATATCTCGATATTATGTTTGTTCACCTCTATCATAACCTCCTGTTCCCTGCCGTTCCATGATGTTATGTTCCAACTTCCAATTCGTAATTTTCGCGATTTCCATAGTCGTTTTTTCCTTTGTCTAGCAATTTAACctattgaactaaagaaagttagtTCAATGATTTAACCGAGTCCCCTTTGGGCTAAAGGCTGAAcagtattggcgaatccaaaaatctagacgccctctgccgactgaattccgaaactactttgtcagtactggaaagtcaaaacaagttttgatCTTATGTTTTctccattgaactaaagaaagttctttagttcaatggttttCTCtcatctcacgttgtccaacaaagtattataattattatttggggaggttatattggaattattttctgggtttctgaatagaagatttaattcagaaaaaatattggaaaaggtatttataccagtgctttcaactgccaggagttaggttaaacgatttttctttgcgagagtttttgCTAAATCCAATTgatgatttagaaatacaatttcataattttcatacttcacACCATTTGGCAGATATAAATTTAACctattgaactaaagaaagttagtTCAATGATTTAACCGAGTCCCCTTTGGGCCAAAGGCTGaacctgaaatatttcaaaagaaaaacatAGAAATATTTGGTGACATTCCAAATGTTTACACGCTGCGATCTGTTAATACTCAgcccttagcttggggattcgtcttgtcgattagacgagaccccgGTGGTAAAGAGACCGCGACCGATAAGGAAtacccattgaactctatgggaactggaatggcttcgtaggtagcaaaattcgtcgaaaattgtgaccgagagagagggaagaagtagagcaacctttctctctctagcgtgtttttgtttacactattataacctaaatttaaatgtcattttcgtagataaattttaatttacattgtttaatgtctttttgtcactattttagtaaaaatcaaggtgaaaaattgtttagaagccatatacttccgatttacattcctaagaaactcgaaaaatgtctatatatcaagtcaagttagctgttgaacagaatttcttgtgctttttcaaagcttaaatatagttttttggtgagtgttttttaagtctatgtgtttcccagagtgacaaaagtggtttttgcagtaacaaaaaacattttgaataagaagaatttcataacaacaatggtccagtattgtgttggaaacggatgccataatgcaggggacataaatataatataatattttttctgtgaagtgtTGGTATCACATAAACCAATCCATCCTGAACAGTCTAACAGAAGTGAGAATCCACAAAAGGAGAGAAGCAAtaaataattaggaattatgccttatgtttttcatttttttaggttCCCTCTCCGAAAACCATTTACTTTACAACTTTGGACCAAAGCTACaggaaggaaaaattggtatccgtagaaatacatttgcagaaaaaaatttgcagtcccccacaggaaatatttcttggcagtttgtcaaggaattaaaaaagttcaaatggaggaaggtctaaggttggctaattccctctcatctcagcatatcaattataaaaatagaattatgaatGTCAGATTAGCTACTCGAACAATTAGTAATGGGGTAGCagatgctatggaatttcttgaTAACAAATGTAAGAACTTACAATTCGAAGATAGTGTCGCTGCCgttgaattcattagaaaaattgatagagtgtttgacattcttaattCTAGAAATCTGTTCCGGAGAGAGTTTAAAGCTCCAATTAGATCTTCTTCCCTGAAGtatgttgaggaaattttcagtgaaactatagaatatttagaatcattggaaattgatgataccaacattcttggggatcctctactattcgtcagaaaatgactaaattaattttatttaataattgttaagcaaatgtaacatttttgtcccaattatgttaaataaaaatatttcagcaattttgttctttactttttgatatgattccttttatatattgaactatttggaatatttaaaatctcTCGCACTGACACCAGAGACGACTGTCTCTGCTCCAGAGAGCAGACTCTGTCTTTGCTGACACTGCTTTTCATATGATTCCAAAGCTTTATCCGaggcttttcagaagatcatttcCTATATTCTTGCCTCAAGATTATAATTAATCGAATCGTCGTCGCAATTCAAACGCTTGTAACGGAGAAATATGCGATTTTCACCTCTAGGAGCATAAACAATGGAAAAGTGGTAAAAAATCGTAGTCCAAATCTCGAGAAAAACtccgaaaaatgaaaattttcttacGTGTAGACCACAAACTGGTACTCTTAGAGGCTTAAGACACAGTTTCCACAAGAATTTACTTCATTACTAGGGAAAAAACTTAAAATCAATCTGATAACTCGGAATGTACGTGCACCATCAACTTTTGCATATTTGTCAAAATATCTTCTGTGAGAACCAGCAACCCTAACCTTTATCAAAGGAAAAGCCAAATCAAAAATGGTTTTGAACCTGCCGAAAAAATTATCCCAGAGGCGGTCAACATCACACTGATTCTCCTCAAAAGTGAGACCATTCCACTCCTCAGTCGACAACAGTTCTAGGAATCTCAACATTGTTTCCTCATTAATCAGCCGAACATGTTTCTTTATAGATTTCGGTATGGATTCAGAGatatgaaaagaaaatttttgaaaggtGATTAAAAATTTACTATGCGCCCTCGTGCGATCCCCGAATTTACGGCTTCAAAGACCGTAAAAGGAGGACCGAGACGGCCGAAAGTCATACCCGCTCCGAACGCGAAGTGTTACGTCTTCGAGACGGAGCTGCGGTAttcccattgaactctatgggaaccatagagttcaatgggtaTTCCTTATCGGTCGCGGTCTCTTTACCACcggggtctcgtctaatcgacaagacgaatccccaagcCAGAGAcaagagacaagagaaaagagagactgccgaatagataggcaacacgggggacacgtttttagaattaggttaagaatttttggaATCCCGTCGGAAATGGCGCTAGTGTTTGATGGCCAGTTCAAGAACTAGTggatgtggatgaaagaaatctGTAATCTATGACAGAACTCAAGTCAGCTGATTTCCGTCATTCCGTCtgagtttgttttgttttttgtttaatgcaaaaagttagagtatttcgagatttttgtttattccccgaaaaagaaattgtttgctttcgaacacatggtgagtttttgtatatatttctattttataatcaattaaaattatgtattgcttgattttacaaaattgcgaaatgttattcattttttgGATACCAAAATATAGAACATTTTTTCAGATCCCATGCCCAGAAGAAACAAGAAAGACTCAAATGGCTTTCAAGTCTGGATGGCTTTAAACAATAAATGCCACACAAAAGTTGTAGGGACCAGGGATTCAAGTTTTTGAGAACTAGAAGTCTCAATCTAGGGGATCCTCCAGGAAATATGTTTGCTGCTTTTCGAACTGTTATTATTACATCatataaaactgcaataatttgatatttgaccatttctaaATCTAACAAGAGTTATGAAAATGATGAGATTGGCATATTGTACCGCCATTTGGACATATTGCATCGATAACCCctaagttgaaattatttttaaagtcgcatgtaacatttttctggtTTACATATGAAGAACATGTGGACTCGGTTGTTCATGATTAATTGGATTATGGTATGTATTTCTCTAATAATTGTAAAAAAGTATTACGATAATATACAATATGATATGACCACATAGAAATAAAGCCTGAATCCATCAATTTCAGTTATTCATGTAAATCAAAGTTCAGTTTTTGTGTTTAGTTTGGCCCAtattatttatccattcaacCCTTTAAAAGATCAGTTCCTTTATATAATGTATCCTGTACAATATTGTAATTATAGTTGTTATTgtcaaatatttctattatatatTCATTTCGGTTAAATTTCTGTATATTCTTTCTATACAAAtgtaattttctaatattttcctgaatatatatttatttcagttgattttctattttattacaCTATTTCATGATTCGTCTAAAAATCTATAATTACCAAgtttgaaaaatacactccatcgactctctctactcctatcgttcttttaatcgaatctttcccactaaactcgataaaaagaacaataggagtagagagaggcgacggagtgtatttttcgaacttggtaaatatttcaaaaacgaggCCGTTATTTGAATTTCCCGCGCAAATTTTTTCGGATTAGTTTCTCCAGTAGCCAAGGGGGGCGTCACAAAACGTGTCGCCCATGAATAACACTGAATTGACTACTctcctctttccctttctctatgcccCAAGCTAAGGGCTGAGTATTAACAGATCGCAGCGTGTAAACATTTGGAATGTCACCAAATATTTCTatgtttttcttttgaaatatttcaggttCAGCCTTTGGCCCAAAGGGGACTCGGTTAAATCATTGAACTAACTTTCTTTAGCTCAATAGGTTAAATTTATATCTGCCAAATGGTgtgaagtatgaaaattatgaaattgtatttctaaatcatcAATTGGATTTAGcaaaaactctcgcaaagaaaaatcgtttaacctaactcctggcagttgaaagcactggtataaataccttttccaatattttttctgaattaaatcttctattcagaaacccagaaaataattccaatataacctccccaaataataattataatactttgttggacaacgtgagatgaGAGaaaaccattgaactaaagaactttctttagttcaatggagAAAACATAAGatcaaaacttgttttgactttccagtactgacaaagtagtttcggaattcagtcggcagagggcgtctagatttttggattcgccaatactgTTCAGCCTTTAGCCCAAAGGGGACTCGGTTAAATCATTGAactaactttctttagttcaatagGTTAAATTGCTAGACAAAGGAAAAAACGACTATGGAAATCGCGAAAATTACGAATTGGAAGTTGGAACATAACATCATGGAACGGCAGGGAACAGGAGGTTATGATAGAGGTGAACAAACATAATATCGAGATATGTGCACTATCTGAGCTGAAGAAGAAAGGAAAAGGCAACATAAGATACCAACACCATATACTATTCTACAGCGGAAGAGAGAAACACCAGAGAGCCAAAGCCGGAGTGGGGATCCTAATACACGATAAATTTGAAGACCATATCGATGAAGTGCAATACATAAATAGTAATATCATGTACATTTCCCTCAAAGACGAAACAACGAGAACGTACTTCATAAGCATATATGCACCGGATGTAAACAGACCTAATGAAGAGAGAACTGCCTTTTTCGAAGAACTACAGCAGGTAATAGATGAAATACCTAAAAAATCGAAGATCTTCATAATGGGAGACTTCAACTCTAGGATTGGTAATACAGTTCTGCCGGGTGTTATGCAAAGATTTAATGAAGATGTTATCAACAACAATGGAGAGATGCTTATAACACTATGCGCGCAGAACGAATTACCAATAAATAATACATTCTTTAAACACAAAATCCAACAAAAATATACCTTCGGTAATACAAGAGACCAAAATTCAATGATCGACTATATTATCACTAATAGAACAGTACATCCAAGTCAAATACTCGACGTGCGAACACTCTTCAATGGTTAATGTCGCTGAAAGAACCAAATAGTAAACTTTTACGATGGAGATTGAAATTGGaagaatttgattttgaaatcatttgaaaaaaaggAAGTTGTAATACTAATGCAGACGCACTTTCTAGAATTGAAATtcacaacaaagatttttttgaatatatggaaaaatttaacgaggaattttccaaattgaatccAAGTACTGATAATGAATCTATGATTGTAAATTTCGACGACTCGGAAATTCATGAACAGGATGAACATCAAAGTttatcatttgaaaattttctgaaactccTTGATTCCAATAACATTACACTTTTACCTAACATAGTGGAATGAGAGGGCGATTTATTTACGGCACCAGAAGCTTATTCGTTGGCTCATTGTGTATCTCAAGATTTTCATATGAGTAAGGGTATTGCACTTTCATTCAAAGAAAAGTTTGGTAAAGTAGAGGAACTGAAATCCCAAAATAAAAGAATTGGCGAAGTAGCCCAAATTGAAAGCAATAATCGTCGAATTTATTACCTTGTAAAAAAGAATGTTATCATCACAAACCCAGGTATGAGGATGTTTTTCGAGCTCTTTTGAATCTTAAAATATGTGAACAAAATAGCGAAATATATCTTGCATTACCAAGAATTTCTTGTGGATTAGATAAATTGGAATGGACAAAAATTTTTAAGATGATACATTATGTTTTCATGAATtcagaaatccaaattgttattTATCAGTTTTCTCCGAAAGAAACAATCAGTGTTGAAGAACCCATTAACCAATCTGAAAGTAATACCATACattcaaattgtgaaaatccaatTCAAGAAATTCCTATTTCCGAAAAGGTATTGAATATATTTGACAATCAAGTAGTTTTAGATTTTGTTTTGCATTCCCCAGCTGAGGTTAAACTAGATAGAATTTTTCCAAACAAGCAAAGAATTTTTGTCCAGCTTGCAACTGATGATTTAAGTAAAGctgttattgaatttttcaagaaatacatACGACCAAAAATTCTCTATGCCCttcatttcaaaaaagaaaattattattcCGAAGTTTGTGAAATCCTAAGAAAAACATTTAACCATTCTGCTTTTAAGCTAGTGAAATGCAATGATATATTAGAAGATGTAACGGAAAAAGATCTACAAATTCAAACTATCCAACTAAATGCATGAGGGCAAAACCAATCCCAGAGGAATAACCGAAACAGTTACTAGAATCAGAAGGACATATTATTGGCCTAGCATTCAAAATGACGTTACTgaatatattaataattgtgAAATATGTCAGATTAACAAATACGATCGAGATCCTCCTTGTCAAAAGCTTATGCTCACACCAACACCTTCAAAGCCATTCGAAATACCTAATTCGTATCGATACCTTCCAGGCTCAAAATAAAAAGTTTCTCACAATTGTTGATGCTTTTTCCAAATATGCTCAGGCTTATCCATTGATTTCTTTAACAGGTATTGAGATCGTTCGCTCACTTTTAATATTTATGACCCATCATGGTTCACCTACAACAATAATTATGGATAACGGAACAGAACTTAAAAATGGTGTAGTTACGGAATTCTTGAAAGTCCATCGGATCACTCCACATTACATAACTCCTAATAATCCTCAATAGAATGGATTGATCGAAAGATTTCATtcgacattaatagaacatttGAGAATAGTGAAAATCCAAGAAAAAGAAATTactaacattgaaaatttaatgcCTTATGCTATTTTCGGTTACAATAATTCCATCCATTCTTCCACTAAACAGAAGCCCATTGATGTTATAAACGGCCATCTTGATACTAAAGATCCCCTCGATAtagatattaatgaaaaattgataaataattaTATTGAAAATCATAGAGAAAGGACTAAGGagatttataaaaaattaaatgaagacttgaaaaatagaaaacaacaCATCATAGACAAACATAACGAAAAAAGGCAAGAACCCCTCAATTATGAACCAGATTCTGTTGTATATCGTAAAGTTAAGTCAAATATTAGAAACAAGCTTACTCCCAAATTCGCGAAGGAAAAGGTCTTGAGTAGCAGTAAGATTAAAATACAAAGTGATTCTAAAATAATTCACaagcaaaatttgaaaaaaaaagaattaaaaccAAAATACTTTTACAGGATGCTCCTAGTGCATCTAGTAGCAGCTCAGGAGATAGAAATAATGAACCTCCAAGAGAATCCAGGGATTCTTCCGATATACCTGGGCCAAGCTACAATTAAGGGAAAATTTCACGATTTCATACATTATTACGATATCAAACTTATCCTCGAGGAACTTaattaccttcaaaatcaatATTTGGCTGTGAAAGATGTTCTTCTTAATCAACCCAAAAGTATATTTTACAccgaattgaaaaatgaaggaaatattttcgaatatcaatTTAATGTTGCTAAACAAAAATTGGATAGCTTAATTCCAAAGGGAAGAAGGAAGAGAGGTCTTGTTAATGGATTAGGTACAATCATTAAAAGTATAACTGGAAATTTGGACGCTGACGATGcagtttattatgaaaatgctCTCAGAAATCTCCAAGATAAGCAGAAAGAAGTTATAACTAAATTAAATTCTGATATTTCTTTATCGGGAGAAATAATTGAGAATTTTAATAAAACTCTTTCGATACTTCAACAGAATCAAAAAATTAtcacttctaagttcgaaaaaatctctataaaattcaaaaatcttaaagataatttttctggattcatgagaatcaaagatattatggaTCAAATTGGAACATCAGTCAATATCGTTATGACAATGatcgatgaaattgaaaacgctATTAGTTTCTCTAAATTAGGAGTTTTACATCATAGcatcatcaaattttctgaattgaaatcgatcattgcgaaaataacgaaaaaatattCTCAGGATAGTTTAATCTTCAAGAAtgaagatgaatatcatagtttTTATGAACTGATCAAAGTAGATGCAAACCATGCCCAATTTAGAATTGTTTTCATTCTGCACTTTCCAATTATCCTCCCTCAATTATTCTCCCACTATCATCTTTATTCTATTCCGACAATCAATAATACCATAATTCTACCCAAAAACACTTATCTGACAATGAATGAAAAGTTTTATCAGTATACCTCTTCATCTtgtgtaaaattgcaaaaacaatTCTATTGCGATGAGAACCACCTGGTTAAGGGTTCCAAAGTGGAAGACTGTATTTTTCAACTGATGCAGTTGAAGAAACCAATTGTAAATTGCCAACATCATTCAGTAACAGCcaatcaaaatttcattcagaggatagacaattcaaaattcatcgcAATAATCCCTGAAGAAACCAAAATTCAAACGTCGTGCAAAAATCAAGACTTTACCACTCTCAAGGGAAACTATCTGATTTCAATTCCAAAAGGATGCTACTTCGGAACTGAAGAAAGAAAATACTTCAACGACAAGGAAGTAACTGCCACACAACCGATGCTACTCCCAAAAATAACAACCAATTGGACTTCGCCAAAAATGAATGATctcaaaattcaat includes the following:
- the LOC123315915 gene encoding craniofacial development protein 2-like, which gives rise to MIEVNKHNIEICALSELKKKGKGNIRYQHHILFYSGREKHQRAKAGVGILIHDKFEDHIDEVQYINSNIMYISLKDETTRTYFISIYAPDVNRPNEERTAFFEELQQVIDEIPKKSKIFIMGDFNSRIGNTVLPGVMQRFNEDVINNNGEMLITLCAQNELPINNTFFKHKIQQKYTFGNTRDQNSMIDYIITNRTVHPSQILDVRTLFNG